Part of the Benincasa hispida cultivar B227 chromosome 11, ASM972705v1, whole genome shotgun sequence genome, TTCAAATCGAATCGAACCGCATATATGCGGTTCAGTTCgatttaaaatttggttttgacatttttaaaaaattcgcATTTTTCGGTTTCACTGAGTTTTCGGTTCGATTTTTAGAAACGGTTTGGTTTTTGTggtttgaatgaccacccctaATGAGGAAGATGCAAGAATCAAAGGAATGTGTGTGCTAAATTTGATTCGAGAATTTAAGTTGGAGAGGATGAAGGAAACAAAATCAATTAAAGAGTATTCTGATAGGTTATTGGGCATAGCAAACCGAATCAGATTACTTGGTTCTACATTTAAGGACTCAAGAATTGTTGAAAAGAATCTTGTAACAGTGCCTGAAAAATTTAAGACATCTATTTCAACCTTAGAAAATACCAAGGATCTAACTCAAATTACTCTTGTAGAAATTCTCAATGCTTTACAAGCACAGGAGCAAAGAAGAGCTATAAGGCTAGAAGGTGTTGTTGAAGGAGTCGTGTAAGCCAAACATGAGAATGCAAGGAACAACAAGAAGAATCAAAACCTTAATGGAGAATCCTCAGCCAACAAcaaagtaaaatttaaaaagggGTCATATCCTCCATGTCAACATTGCAATAGAAAGTGTCATCCTCCTTTCAAATGTTGGAGAAGACCAGACGCCAAGTGCACCAAATGTAACCAAATGGGGCATGAAGCTGTAATTTACAGGAGCAAGAATCAACAGCAAGGGGAAGAGGCTAAGATTGTTGATCAGGAGGAAGAGGAGAAAGATCAATTGTTTGTGGCTACATGTTTCATGGGTAGTGAATCAAACAAAAATTGGCTAATTGACAATGGCTGCACCAATCATATGACTTATGACAAGGAATTGTTTAGAGATTTGAAGCCAACTAACATCACCAAAGAAAGAATCGGCAATGGGGATTACATCTCTGTCAAAGGAAAAGACACTATTGTGATTACAAGCTATACAAGTACAAAACATATACAAGATGTTCTCTTTATTCCCAACATTAACCATAATTTGTTGAGTGTGGGTCAACTTATTGAAAAAGGCTTTAAAGTTACTTTTGAAGATAAATATTGTTTGATTAAGAATGCAGCTAATCaggaaatttcaaatttaaaatgaaaggaaagaGTTTCTCACTCAATCCTTTAGAGAAGGAACAATCTGTTTTTCTTCTCAAGGAAGATGTCACACAAATTTGGCACAAGAGAGAGTTGGACACTATCATCATCAAGGTTTGCTGCaactaaaagaaaagaagcTAGCACTTGATGTTCTCAAGCTTGGTAATGCAATCTCAAGCTATTAAGCATGTCAATTTGGAAAACTAAACAGGAAGCCATTCCCGAAGTCAACCTGGAGAGCCACTTGCAAGTTGCAGCTCATCCACACAAATGTTGTAGGACCGCAAAGAACACCTTCTTTAAAAGGTAGTCTCTATTATATTGCCTTTATTGATGACTTTGCCTGAATGtgctggattttttttttttttttttaaagtttaaatcagAAGTAGCTCAAGTTTTTTGGAAATTCAAAGTAAGAGTTGAGAATGAAAGTGGctgcaaaattaaaattgtaagaTCCGACAATGGGAAGGAGTACACTTCGGCAGAATTTGACAAGTTTTGTGAAAATTCCGGCATAGAGCATCAACTTACAGCCCCTTACACACCTCAATAAAATGGAGTTAATGAGAGAAGAAATAGATAAATCATGGAGATGTCAAGATGCATGTTGCATGAGAAAAATCTGCCAAAGAAGTTTTGGGCAGAGGCAGCAAATACGGCTGTGTTTCTTCAGAACAGGCTTCCGACAAAGGCAGTGAAGGAACAAACACCATTTGAGGCTTGGTATGGCTACAAACCCTCGTTGAAATTTCTTAGAGTATTTGGTTGCTTGTGTTTTACTCATATTCCATAGAGCAAGCATGACAAGCTTGATAGGAGAGCTTTATCAGGTATTTTTATAGGCTATAGTACTGTCATCAAGGCCTATAAAATTTTCCAGCCACAAACTGGAAATATTATTGTTAATAGGGACGTCCACTTCCTGGAGGATGAAGAGTGGAGCTGGGATGAAACAAAAAAGAAGGATCAGAATATAACAGAGAAACTCAAGTTCTCTGGTTCAAgcatcaaagaagaagaagattagcaAAATGAGACAGTGGATGATGTGTCTGTGAGAGGAACAAGGTTACTCTTAGATGTTTATGAAAGATGCAATGTTGCTGTGTGTGAACCCGCTGACTATGTAGAAGCAAAAAAGGATCAAAGGTTGATGGATGTAATGGAGGAGGAGATGTCAATGATAGAGAAGAACGAGACTTGGATTCTTGTAGATAGACCTCAAGGCAGGAAGGTAATTGGGGGTGAAGTGGGTGTTTAGAACCAAGCTTAATACCGATGGCTCGATCAACAAACACAAAGCCAGACTTGTGGTTAAAGGGTATGCTCAAATCTTTGGTGTCGATTACTCTGACACTTTTGCTCCTATTGCTAGATTAGACACAATCAGGTTACTGTTTGCAATAGCTGCACAAAAGGCCTGGAAAGTTTTCCAGTTGGATGTCAAATCAACTTTTTTAAATGGTGTCCTACAGgaagaaatttatattaaataacccCAAGGATTTGTGAAGGAAGATGAAGGAGATAAGGTTTATCTTCTCAAGAAGGCTTtctatggattaaaacaagctccaagagCTTGGTACAGCAAAATTGATGAATATTTGCTAAACTTGAGTTTTGTGAAAAGTCTATCAGAAACAACCTTGTATGTTAAGTGCAATGGTACTGACATTCTTATGGTTTCATTGTTTATTGATGACTTACTGGTTATAGAAAACAACACAGATCATATTCAGAATTTCAAATAAGAGATGATGAAGACGTTTGAAATGACAGATCTGGGGTTTATGTCATACTTCCTTGGCATGGAGATTAAGTAAGAGAAAGATGAAGTTTTCATATGCCAGAAAAAATATGTAAAGGAAATACTGAAGAAGTTTCAAATGGATGAATGCAATAACTCCAATGAATCAAAAGGAGAAgctatgcaaagaagatggtgcTGTCAAAGTTGATGAAGGATATTTTAGAAGTTCGATTGGTTGCTTGATGTATCTCACAGCAACAAGGCCAGACATTTTGAATGTTGTAAGTATTTTGTCTCGATTTATGCATTGTGCAAGCGAA contains:
- the LOC120090756 gene encoding uncharacterized protein LOC120090756 yields the protein MTTPNEEDARIKGMCVLNLIREFKLERMKETKSIKEYSDRLLGIANRIRLLGSTFKDSRIVEKNLVTVPEKFKTSISTLENTKDLTQITLVEILNALQAQEQRRAIRLEGVVEGVV